The segment TACAACACATCTTTTCCGTTGGTGTACCAGTTCCATTCCACTTCGCGCCACAGTTTATCAATTTTTGCAGCGAGAGCTTTTTCTTCTTCATTGCCATTTTTAAAATATTCGCGAACGGTAAGAAGTCCCTGAACCAAAAATGCCGACTCCACCAAATCTCCTCCATCATCTTTGGGACTAAAAGGTTTTACTTTTCCGGTTTCACCATTAAGCCAATGCGGCCATGCCCCATGAAAGCGGTCGGCCGTATCGAGGTAATGAACAATGTGATTGAATCGCTCAAAGCCTTGCTGACGGGTAATAAATCCGCGTTCAATGCCAACAAGAATGGCCATTAAACCAAAACCTGAACCACCGGTAGTTACTACATGCTTATCGTTTTGCGGATACACGCCATCCATGTGCGTACGTTCAGGTGCGAGGCCCGAGGTAGGCTCGGCATTATCCCAGAAATATTGAAAAGTTTGGAATTGCACTCGGGTGAGGAGTGAATCATCTGTTATGACAAACGATTCTGCTGTTTGCTTTTTAGAACCAGAGCAGCCTGCCAAGAGTACAATCAACAAAAAATAGTATACAGGTTTTATCATATCGTTTATAGTTAGCAGATAAGTTAGCCGATGCATATCATCCTTTTAATTCGTAAGGCCAAGTGTTACCATTCCGCTTTGAACTTCCGGTGCCGACATAAATAAATCCCACAGCAACCCGGTGCGGTGGTTTTCAATCATTACGATTATCGGTCCTTGATCGATGGCCAGATATGAGTTGGCTGTCCAACCGGCTGTAACATTAAAGGCATCGTAAAATCCATATGTCCCCCATAGCCTGTCGCCAAGCGTATAGTAGAAAAATTTAAGGGCTTTCATCGACTCTTCTGGTGTGTAGGGAAATGATGAAAGTGCTGCTGTTGGAGTGATCACACCCAAATCGTTAGTAGGAGAATGAGCTGAATAGCCTGTGTGGTTATCACTGGCGGTAAGCCCCCAGTTTTCATCGCTGTAGCCCACAAAGTTTTTCGGATTTCGAATGCAGTAAGCCTGGTTAATTAACGAATGATTTCTGTTTTGAAGAAAGTAATCACTGCAGTAAGCGTCACTTAACCCATGCGGGTCAAGACCCAGAAACGAATAATGAGCAAAAAATAATGGACCTCCGGAAGGTGGTCCTAAAGGCAAAACAATACCCTCATAAGTATTTCCATTTTTCATTCCACCATTACTGGCCCAACCATTGTCATAAACAATTTTTGGGACACTATGCGTGGGTGACGAGGCCGCGAGCAAATAAATAATCAACGCTTCGTTCCAACCTTTAATCTGCAGGTTCATGGCCCAACCCTTGTCAGGTGACCAGTGCCAGTAAAGTGTGTTTTGGTTACCTCGCCTATACCAGTCCCATTCTACCGCATGCCACAAGGCATTGATGCGGTTAATGAGGCTATTTTCTGTGGGTACTGCTCCATCGAGGTATTGCCGGAACGCAATGAGGCCTTGAACCAGAAATGCAGTCTCCACCAGATCGGCCCCGTTATCATTGGTGCTGAACGGAATTACTTTACCGGTATTACCATCCAGCCAGTGTGGCCATACGCCATGAAAGCGATCGGCCGTTTCCAGAAAGGTCAGGATTTTATTCATTCGCTCCATTCCTTCGGCTCGTGAAATAAATCCGCGTTCAATGCCCACGATTATGCTCATAATACCAAAGCCTGATCCACCGGTAGTTACCAGGTTACCGGAGGTATTGCGCTCACGTGCCATACCACTGGCCGGGTGTGCAAAATCCCAGAAGTATTTAAAGGTTTGTTGCTGCACCAGGGTGAGTAAAGCTTCATCGCTGATCACCGGAAATTTTGGGGTGGGATCAACTTCGGTGTAGAAGTATTTTAAGAACTGAGAAAAGACTTCACCACCGGCTCCCGTCATTTCATGCGATACCCAAATTTGATGGCGGCTCAGATGCGCCAACGGTTCACTGGCGGTCATTGTAACAACCCTGTTGTTATCCGATAAGGAATAGTTTACCGCTATCAAACTGCCGGGGCCCAGTACCCGCAAATAGGAAGCATTTGCCTTGGATGGATCAATCGGATTGGAAAACCTCAGCGACACCGATGCCGTGCGACTGATATTAATGATGGGCGATTTCGCCAGGGACTCTACATCGTTAAACTTGAGCGAGGTTATGGTTAATGTGCCTGCTGCCGTAGTAAACGAAACGGTTACCCCTGGAAAGGTTTCTTCTTGTGCACCTTTCAACGTATTTGAAATTACCAAGTCATACTCGGTATTGAATAATAATGGTGATGAAGGGGTTGCTGAAAATGTTCGGTCGCTGTCAAGAAAAGCAAACGTTAAGGAAACGGGTGTTCCGTTCTTTTGCTTAAGCTGAATGCTGCTTTGCACGGATGGCTGGTCCAACCCTGTTGAAAATGTAGCGTTGACGGGTTGATCAAACGGAGCGTTGACATTATTACCTGGATTGGTTGTACTGAGTGTAAAACCTCCTATGCGCAGTTGGTTTAACTGCATAGAGGGCTTTGGGGGATCCTCGCTTGACGAACATGAGATTAACCCGGATAAAATAGAAAGAATCAAAAAACTTATATACCTGATCACGTTACATTTTTTAAATGATGAAGGTTCCCGTTTCCAGGAACCCTCAATCTATTTACAAACCTAAACGATTATGGCTTTCCTGAATTATACATTGCAGTTATTTCAGCTTGCGTAAGGGCTTTATGATAAATGATCAAGTCATCCATGAGGCCGTGGAAGTGGTTGGCTCCTGGAAAATCATAACCACCCCAAGGTTCTGCGTCCCACATGGTACCCGCACGGCTATGTATAAAACCAAGCGCTAATTCATTTACGACATCTGGTGCTTCACCCCTGTAACTAAGCCCTGTTGCAAACCTTGGGTTTGTACCGTCTGGCCATAGATCAAAGTCTTGTTCTTTAATCCGTTCTCCGTTCAGGTAAATAATTCCCTGGCGCGTTGTTGCATTGTACACAAACACATAATGCGCCCACTGGTCCTTAATAACCGTGTTCATACCGGCTGGTCGGAAATCTTTTGAGAATACCCAGCCTTGCCATCCTAAATTCCCTTCACCGTCTGCCCACAAATCTTCACCGAACTTACCTGCACCAGCCGGGTTTGTGTGTGCATAAGAGGCCGCTAGTTTAAAGCCATTGTAGCTTCCAAAAATTTCAAATTGGAACCCGTAAAAGGCGCCTAATCCTAAAACAAACTGACCCTTCTCTAACGAAGAATTTGGCTTTACCCATAAGCTCATCGTCCAACTACCGTTATTCATCAATTGGTCACCATTGGCATATTCAATAATACTCGTTGTTCCATTAAAACTTGCAGCCTTACCGGCATCCGCTTTACGACCGGCTACATACGTAATAGCCACAGTACCAGTGGCTGTTGGCGCACGATTTCCAATAATATCAACGGCATTGTCTTCAAAAGTCCAGTGTGCTACTGCACCCGGCACGGCAAAGGTACCTTCGGAAGTAAAGTTACGCTCAATGGCTGCAGTCAGTGTTTTACCCTCTGCACTCTTTAACCCTGCACCAAACGTGAGGATGAACAATGTGCCCGTGCTGAAATCAGTATTTGGGTTAATGGTAACTTCGGCACCATTTACGGAAATAGCTGCCGGGAAATTCTGGCTATCAAACTGGCGCACCAATGAAATTGCTGAGTTTGCCGTAGCCGCATCAACGGCAACATTAAATGTTGCTACAATATTGGCCCCTACTGGTATGCCTGTAGCACTGGTTGCTGCATTTAAGTCAATTCCGTTTGCAGTAAGGCTAACCAACGCCAGCGCTGGTGGCTCATCATCGTTACATCCCACCATGGTGGTGGCAAGCACTGCGGCTACCGCCAGCACACTCATCATCCATTTTACTTTTTTCATAGTTGTGAAATTTAATTTAGGTTAAACGTTTATTTGATTTATTAATTTTCCCATCCGGGATTTTGGGTCAAAGCATTTTGTGTTAAGTCAATTTCGGTTTGCGGTATGGGCAACAATTCATGCTTTCCGGCAACAAAACCCAATGGGCCCAGCACAGTTGCAGCTTTGTTGGTGCGCACCAAATCCCAGAAGCGATGACCTTCCAGTGCAAGCTCTACCCTGCGCTCATGCAGGATGATATTCCGGAGCAAATCTTTGTTGGTCTCGGTTACATCCGGCAGCAATGCCGGGTTACCATGACGAGCCCGTTGACGCACCCGGTTCAGGTGTATTAACGCCTGGGCAGCATTGTTATTTTCGTTTAAAGCTTCAGCCGCAATAAGCAGTACATCAGCAAACCGGATAAACCTGCGGTTATGGCCAAACGATGGCGGCACGGTTACCCCCGGTGTCCATACTTTCTGATTGTAGCATTCAATTTCTTCCTGTCCGTGTGAATCAACCGATACATCGGGTGTAGCAGCATCTCCTAAAATGGTAACACCATCCAACACTTCGCCTAAAAAAATCACGGTGGCCTGCAGGCGCGGATCGCCCGGTTCAAAGTCATCGCGTAAATTTTTTGTAGGCCTGTTAAACCCCCAACCACGATTCGGATTTCCCCTAACGCCTTGAACATTACCATACTGGTTGCCACCGTTTGCCAAACCCTCGGCACCAAACGCGGCCACTTCAAAAACTGATTCAATGCCGTGCTCACCTGAAACACTGTTGGCATCTTCAAAATCAGGTTCAAGATTATACTCGCCTGAGTTGATTACTTCGAGTGCATAAGTTGCCGCTGCTGGAAAATTTCCGCGAAACAAATACACCTTGGCCAGTAATGATTTTGCCGCACCTTTTGTTGCCCTTCCTAAATCTGAAACACTGGTGTACTCCGATTTTTCCGGAAGGTTGCTCACGGCAAACAACAGGTCGTCAATAATCAACTCATAAATTTCATCAACGCTGCTTCGTGGCAAAACAACAGGATCAACGGTTACAAGTTTTGGAACCCCGCCCCACGCACGCACGAGGTCGAAGTAAAAAAATGCACGCAAAAACCTGGCTTCCGCCACATAGCGGTTACGGAGTGTTTCGTTCATGGTTATTAGCGGAACTTTTTCAATAACTACGTTGGCACGCCTTACGGCTTTGTACAAAGTATTCCACCACCGAAGTATGGCCCCTTCGGTTTTAATGTGTTCAAATCGGTCAAATGGGCCGATCGTTGCCGAAGCATCATCGGGATTGCTTCCTTTGTTGGTATCATCCGACATGATGTCCAGGATTGGAAACAAGCCCGAATTGAAATTCGATTCACGGATTGTATTATATACTGCGTTGGTGGCCAACAGGGCATCCTGCGCTGTAGTTGGAAAATTTGTTTGCGTTAAGTTGCCTTGCGGTGGCTTTTCTAAAAAGTCTTCACACGACATAGGAACCAAGGCCAACACCAGACATACGAATAGTAACTTTCTGCTCTTCATAATCATCGTGTTAAAAAGTCAAGTTTAAACCAACAGAGAAAATGCGCGGAATAGGATAGGTTCCTCCATCAATACCATTCAATACGGGGTTACCACTGACAATTTCAGGTGTGTACCCGGTAAATTTGCTGAGCGTAAACAGGTTTGTTGACCGCACATAAGCACGTGCCGTTTTCATGCCCACCCTGCTCACCAGGGCTTGTGGCAACGTATAGCCTACTGAAATGTTGCGCATACGAAGGAACGATCCATCATAGAGATAGCGCGA is part of the Cyclobacteriaceae bacterium genome and harbors:
- a CDS encoding Ig-like domain-containing protein, which encodes MQLNQLRIGGFTLSTTNPGNNVNAPFDQPVNATFSTGLDQPSVQSSIQLKQKNGTPVSLTFAFLDSDRTFSATPSSPLLFNTEYDLVISNTLKGAQEETFPGVTVSFTTAAGTLTITSLKFNDVESLAKSPIINISRTASVSLRFSNPIDPSKANASYLRVLGPGSLIAVNYSLSDNNRVVTMTASEPLAHLSRHQIWVSHEMTGAGGEVFSQFLKYFYTEVDPTPKFPVISDEALLTLVQQQTFKYFWDFAHPASGMARERNTSGNLVTTGGSGFGIMSIIVGIERGFISRAEGMERMNKILTFLETADRFHGVWPHWLDGNTGKVIPFSTNDNGADLVETAFLVQGLIAFRQYLDGAVPTENSLINRINALWHAVEWDWYRRGNQNTLYWHWSPDKGWAMNLQIKGWNEALIIYLLAASSPTHSVPKIVYDNGWASNGGMKNGNTYEGIVLPLGPPSGGPLFFAHYSFLGLDPHGLSDAYCSDYFLQNRNHSLINQAYCIRNPKNFVGYSDENWGLTASDNHTGYSAHSPTNDLGVITPTAALSSFPYTPEESMKALKFFYYTLGDRLWGTYGFYDAFNVTAGWTANSYLAIDQGPIIVMIENHRTGLLWDLFMSAPEVQSGMVTLGLTN
- a CDS encoding Ig-like domain-containing protein, producing the protein MKKVKWMMSVLAVAAVLATTMVGCNDDEPPALALVSLTANGIDLNAATSATGIPVGANIVATFNVAVDAATANSAISLVRQFDSQNFPAAISVNGAEVTINPNTDFSTGTLFILTFGAGLKSAEGKTLTAAIERNFTSEGTFAVPGAVAHWTFEDNAVDIIGNRAPTATGTVAITYVAGRKADAGKAASFNGTTSIIEYANGDQLMNNGSWTMSLWVKPNSSLEKGQFVLGLGAFYGFQFEIFGSYNGFKLAASYAHTNPAGAGKFGEDLWADGEGNLGWQGWVFSKDFRPAGMNTVIKDQWAHYVFVYNATTRQGIIYLNGERIKEQDFDLWPDGTNPRFATGLSYRGEAPDVVNELALGFIHSRAGTMWDAEPWGGYDFPGANHFHGLMDDLIIYHKALTQAEITAMYNSGKP
- a CDS encoding RagB/SusD family nutrient uptake outer membrane protein codes for the protein MKSRKLLFVCLVLALVPMSCEDFLEKPPQGNLTQTNFPTTAQDALLATNAVYNTIRESNFNSGLFPILDIMSDDTNKGSNPDDASATIGPFDRFEHIKTEGAILRWWNTLYKAVRRANVVIEKVPLITMNETLRNRYVAEARFLRAFFYFDLVRAWGGVPKLVTVDPVVLPRSSVDEIYELIIDDLLFAVSNLPEKSEYTSVSDLGRATKGAAKSLLAKVYLFRGNFPAAATYALEVINSGEYNLEPDFEDANSVSGEHGIESVFEVAAFGAEGLANGGNQYGNVQGVRGNPNRGWGFNRPTKNLRDDFEPGDPRLQATVIFLGEVLDGVTILGDAATPDVSVDSHGQEEIECYNQKVWTPGVTVPPSFGHNRRFIRFADVLLIAAEALNENNNAAQALIHLNRVRQRARHGNPALLPDVTETNKDLLRNIILHERRVELALEGHRFWDLVRTNKAATVLGPLGFVAGKHELLPIPQTEIDLTQNALTQNPGWEN